Proteins encoded together in one Peribacillus asahii window:
- the spoIIE gene encoding stage II sporulation protein E — MEKVNRSLIEPLGEVQLKNVKAGAINWFQKLQVKMEDLFSNKGIPVAIIGFLLGRALILSQLAPFALPFFAAVFLIRRDHAPLALIGLLAGALTLHYSNSLVIFASVFLFLILHKIRKPDIEGQFKTIALYVFTSLFLVNLAEHYLIFQSIQLYDLMMIGVEAGLAMILTLIFIQSIPLLSIRKRSPTLKTEEIISIIILLASVMTGTIGWVFYDISLDHVLSRYLVLLFGLAGGAAIGSTVGVVTGLIFSLASIASLYQMSLLAFAGLLGGLLKEGKKAGVAIGLLIATLLIGLYGEGTSNIMITLYESLIAVALFLLTPTSLIHKISKHIPGTTEHMDEQQQYARKVRDVTAQRVEQFSHVFEALSNSFSQIDEYGIKEEEEKEFDYFLGNVTEKTCQMCFRKEQCWVKNFNTTYEGMHEIMYQLSENDGQLPQKTANEWGKYCRSGPRVIAAIAHELTFYEANQKLKRKVRESRRLVADQLRGVSAVMEDFAKEIQRERQSHHQHEELIMEAIQDFGLHIGHIEIYNLDQGNVDIEMRVPYCQGRGECEKLIAPMLSDILGETVVVHSEQCATNPAGECEVVFRSAKKFVVETGVAHAAKGGGLVSGDSYTTLEIGSGKYAVAISDGMGNGERAHFESMETLKLLQKFLQSGIEEKIAIKSVNSVLSLRTTDEIFSTLDLAMIDLQDAKAKFLKVCSIPSFIKRGDKIIKIESSNLPMGIIEDFDVDVVSEQLKAGDVLIMMSDGIFEGPDHIENIEFWMKRKIKELKTDDPQEISDLILEEVIRTKGVIDDDMTIVTAKIMHNTPKWASIPVASKRKKAQ; from the coding sequence ATGGAAAAAGTGAATCGAAGCTTAATAGAGCCTTTAGGTGAAGTTCAGCTGAAGAATGTGAAGGCAGGGGCTATTAATTGGTTTCAAAAGCTGCAGGTTAAAATGGAAGATTTATTTTCAAATAAAGGAATTCCAGTAGCTATTATTGGCTTTCTTTTAGGAAGAGCCTTAATTCTGTCACAACTAGCTCCATTTGCACTACCGTTTTTCGCAGCTGTTTTCTTAATACGAAGAGATCATGCACCATTAGCTCTCATTGGTTTACTGGCAGGAGCTCTCACTCTTCATTATTCTAACAGTCTTGTCATCTTTGCATCGGTCTTTTTATTCCTTATCCTTCATAAAATAAGGAAGCCGGATATCGAGGGGCAATTTAAGACAATCGCACTGTATGTATTTACTTCCTTATTCTTGGTTAATTTAGCCGAGCACTATCTTATCTTTCAATCCATTCAACTCTACGATCTTATGATGATTGGCGTTGAAGCGGGATTAGCGATGATTTTAACGTTAATCTTTATTCAATCTATTCCACTTCTATCGATTAGAAAAAGATCACCAACGTTAAAAACAGAAGAAATTATTAGCATTATTATTTTGCTGGCTTCTGTGATGACAGGAACGATAGGTTGGGTCTTTTATGATATATCATTAGACCATGTTCTTTCACGATACCTTGTACTTTTATTTGGACTGGCAGGTGGTGCGGCTATCGGTTCAACCGTAGGAGTCGTCACAGGTTTAATATTTAGTTTAGCGAGTATAGCTAGTCTCTATCAGATGAGTTTACTTGCTTTTGCAGGTTTACTTGGGGGCCTATTAAAGGAAGGGAAAAAAGCCGGGGTTGCAATTGGTTTATTAATTGCGACGCTGTTAATTGGTTTATACGGTGAAGGGACAAGCAATATTATGATTACTCTCTATGAATCATTAATTGCAGTCGCATTATTTCTCTTAACTCCCACTTCATTAATTCATAAAATTTCCAAACATATCCCTGGGACGACAGAGCATATGGATGAGCAACAGCAATATGCTCGTAAAGTTCGTGATGTAACAGCTCAACGAGTCGAGCAATTTTCTCACGTGTTTGAAGCTCTGTCTAACAGTTTCTCGCAAATAGATGAATATGGAATAAAGGAGGAAGAAGAAAAAGAATTTGATTACTTTTTAGGGAATGTGACTGAAAAGACGTGTCAAATGTGCTTTAGAAAAGAACAATGTTGGGTGAAGAACTTTAATACAACTTATGAAGGCATGCACGAAATTATGTATCAACTTAGTGAAAATGATGGGCAGCTTCCACAAAAAACGGCGAATGAGTGGGGGAAATATTGTCGCTCAGGTCCTAGAGTCATTGCGGCCATTGCACATGAGCTTACTTTTTATGAGGCTAATCAAAAATTAAAAAGAAAGGTAAGGGAGAGCAGAAGATTAGTTGCAGATCAATTGCGGGGAGTATCCGCAGTTATGGAGGACTTCGCTAAAGAAATTCAAAGAGAAAGGCAAAGCCATCATCAACATGAAGAATTAATTATGGAGGCGATTCAAGATTTTGGCCTTCATATTGGCCATATTGAAATCTATAACTTAGATCAAGGGAATGTCGATATTGAAATGAGAGTACCTTACTGCCAAGGGAGAGGAGAGTGTGAAAAGTTAATAGCACCAATGCTATCAGATATATTAGGAGAAACTGTAGTTGTTCATTCAGAGCAATGTGCAACGAATCCAGCTGGGGAATGCGAAGTCGTTTTTCGTTCAGCTAAAAAGTTTGTAGTTGAAACGGGTGTTGCTCATGCGGCCAAAGGGGGCGGTCTTGTTTCGGGAGATAGCTATACAACACTTGAGATTGGGAGTGGTAAATATGCAGTAGCTATTAGTGATGGAATGGGTAACGGAGAAAGAGCACATTTCGAAAGCATGGAAACATTAAAGCTGTTACAAAAGTTTTTACAGTCAGGGATTGAAGAGAAGATTGCTATTAAATCAGTAAACTCCGTATTATCTCTCCGCACGACCGATGAAATTTTTTCAACGCTGGATTTAGCCATGATTGATTTACAAGATGCTAAAGCAAAATTTTTAAAAGTCTGTTCGATTCCGAGTTTCATAAAAAGAGGAGATAAAATTATTAAAATTGAATCTAGTAACTTACCAATGGGGATTATTGAAGACTTTGATGTAGATGTAGTATCAGAACAGCTGAAAGCAGGCGATGTGCTGATCATGATGAGCGATGGTATTTTTGAAGGACCAGATCATATCGAAAATATTGAATTTTGGATGAAGCGGAAAATTAAAGAGCTGAAAACAGATGATCCACAAGAGATTTCCGATTTAATTTTAGAAGAAGTCATTCGAACGAAAGGAGTAATTGACGATGACATGACGATTGTGACAGCGAAAATTATGCACAATACACCGAAGTGGGCATCTATTCCGGTCGCATCTAAACGTAAAAAAGCGCAGTGA
- a CDS encoding serine/threonine protein kinase translates to MMNNTMRTQCKLKKGDRITGKWNANEYTVIKELGYGANGVVYLVESKNQPFALKLSDNGTSIISEMNTLKSFSKVHGSAIGPYFLEADDFQRQGSTLPFYVMEYIKGEGLLEFIEKKGAAWIGVLMLQLLTSLVELHKHGWVFGDLKPENLIVSMPAYRVRCVDVGGTTAIGRAIKEFTEFFDRGYWGLGSRKADPSYDLFAVAMIMLNAAYPTRFSKKGEGYMQLKERIIQKQVLKPYRKMLEKALLGKYTSAEEMRQDLITILSQPSDQPIPKTQKVQKTKPTQSTKQASRLQQKARQKKKGHFVETFVLVAVISLLYALYMYDQLL, encoded by the coding sequence ATGATGAACAATACTATGAGGACTCAATGTAAACTTAAAAAAGGTGATCGCATTACCGGAAAATGGAATGCAAATGAGTACACAGTTATCAAGGAGTTAGGATACGGTGCAAATGGAGTTGTCTACTTAGTTGAAAGTAAAAATCAGCCATTTGCCTTAAAACTAAGTGACAATGGTACGTCCATTATTTCTGAGATGAATACTCTTAAATCCTTTTCTAAGGTCCATGGGTCTGCCATTGGACCTTATTTTTTGGAAGCGGATGATTTTCAGCGACAAGGTTCTACTTTGCCGTTTTATGTAATGGAGTATATTAAAGGCGAAGGGCTTTTAGAGTTTATAGAGAAGAAGGGAGCAGCTTGGATTGGTGTGCTTATGCTTCAGCTTCTAACGAGTTTAGTGGAATTACATAAACATGGCTGGGTGTTTGGGGATTTAAAACCGGAGAATTTAATTGTCTCCATGCCTGCTTACCGAGTACGTTGTGTCGATGTAGGAGGAACAACAGCGATAGGCCGTGCTATTAAAGAGTTTACCGAATTTTTTGATAGGGGATACTGGGGGTTAGGTTCCCGTAAAGCAGATCCATCATATGACTTGTTTGCTGTAGCGATGATTATGCTTAATGCTGCTTATCCAACTCGCTTTTCTAAAAAAGGGGAAGGGTACATGCAATTAAAAGAGCGAATTATTCAGAAGCAAGTATTGAAGCCCTATCGAAAGATGTTGGAAAAAGCATTGCTTGGGAAATATACATCAGCAGAAGAAATGCGCCAAGATTTAATTACTATTTTAAGTCAACCAAGTGATCAACCCATTCCCAAAACGCAAAAAGTGCAAAAAACTAAACCAACTCAATCAACAAAACAAGCAAGTCGTCTGCAGCAAAAGGCAAGACAAAAAAAGAAAGGTCACTTTGTGGAAACGTTTG
- a CDS encoding vWA domain-containing protein yields the protein MEAGTLRQILLITDGCSNQGEDPAAMAALARERGITVNVIGVVENDVIDEKGIKEIENIALSGGGVSQIVYAQQLSQTVQMVTQKAMTQTIQGVINRELKHILGESKKLEDLPPDTRGEVMEVVDELGETSKLEVLVLVDTSASMKHKLPTVKDSLLDLSLSMNARIGENRFSVFVFPGKKKDVEKLLEWTPELNALSKIFPKLTTGGITPTGPAIREALSYFNKKRSLRGLLSHDEQYYEDSM from the coding sequence ATGGAAGCAGGAACATTGCGTCAAATATTGCTCATTACGGATGGTTGCTCAAATCAAGGGGAAGATCCTGCAGCGATGGCAGCATTGGCTCGCGAGCGGGGGATTACAGTAAATGTGATTGGTGTTGTAGAAAATGATGTCATTGATGAAAAAGGGATAAAAGAAATTGAAAATATTGCGTTATCAGGTGGTGGTGTAAGTCAAATTGTGTATGCACAGCAATTATCACAAACTGTTCAAATGGTAACACAAAAAGCGATGACTCAAACGATACAAGGGGTGATTAATCGAGAGCTTAAGCACATATTAGGAGAGTCTAAGAAGCTTGAGGATTTACCGCCGGATACACGGGGAGAAGTGATGGAGGTGGTCGATGAGCTTGGAGAAACGAGTAAGCTTGAAGTATTAGTGCTTGTGGATACAAGTGCCAGCATGAAGCATAAATTGCCTACAGTAAAGGATTCGCTGCTCGACTTATCACTCAGTATGAATGCAAGAATAGGTGAAAATCGCTTTTCTGTTTTTGTATTTCCCGGGAAAAAGAAAGATGTTGAAAAATTACTAGAATGGACGCCAGAGCTTAATGCATTATCAAAAATCTTTCCGAAGTTAACAACAGGAGGGATTACGCCAACAGGTCCAGCCATTCGTGAAGCATTATCATATTTTAATAAAAAGCGTTCATTAAGGGGCTTATTATCACATGATGAACAATACTATGAGGACTCAATGTAA
- a CDS encoding S1 domain-containing RNA-binding protein has product MSIEVGSKLQGKVTGITNFGAFVELPEGATGLVHISEVADNYVKDINDHLKVGDAVEVKVINVEKDGKIGLSIKKAKDRPEGQSSYSQRPRQNRGNDRSKDFRSKDNFRPKETFETKMAKFLKDSEDRLSSLKRNTETKRGGRGGRRG; this is encoded by the coding sequence ATGTCAATCGAAGTAGGCAGCAAGTTACAAGGTAAAGTAACAGGCATTACAAATTTTGGTGCGTTCGTAGAATTACCTGAAGGTGCAACGGGACTTGTCCATATCAGTGAAGTAGCTGATAACTATGTAAAAGATATTAATGATCACCTTAAAGTAGGCGATGCTGTAGAGGTAAAGGTCATTAATGTTGAGAAGGATGGTAAAATCGGCTTATCTATTAAGAAAGCAAAAGATCGTCCAGAAGGACAATCATCTTATTCACAACGTCCGCGCCAAAATAGAGGAAATGACCGTTCTAAGGATTTTCGTTCTAAAGATAATTTCCGTCCAAAGGAAACTTTTGAGACAAAAATGGCAAAGTTCTTAAAAGATAGTGAAGACCGCTTATCTTCCCTCAAACGCAATACCGAAACAAAACGGGGAGGTAGAGGAGGAAGACGCGGGTAG